In Microvirga sp. 17 mud 1-3, the genomic window GTTGTCATTCCGCTCGTTGAGAACGGTCCGCAGAGCCGTGAGGCGGTCGACGAGGGTCTCGCGGATGCGGTTATAGGCCTCCTGCCGCTCGGCGACGGCAAGGTCCGGCGTGCTCGCGATCACGTTGGCGCCCGCCTCCGCAAGACGTGCCGAGAAGGACAGGGCCGGCAGGTGAGCCTTCGCGACGGAGTTCAGCTCCTCACTGAGCCGGGCATAGGACAGCCACCCCACGATGCAGGCGCCGACCGCAAGGCCGCCCACACCCAGAAAGGCGATCGTGAGGCGGCCACCGATGCCCAGTCTCCTGCGATAGATCATGGCCGCCCTGCCTCCGGGAGGCGCTTCGCCTGCTCGCCGGCAGCTTCCAGTCTGAGCGCGGCCTCGGACAGGGCCTTCGCGGCCCGCCGCATGTTCTCTTCGATTCCCTCTTTGATGCGGGTCTCGAGCTGGATCTGGGGCTCCGGCCTCGGCAGGCCCCGCGGCACCCTGATCAGGCCTTTCCAGCGCTCCCGATCCATGGCCTCGTCCCGGCCGAGAGGCGGCCGCGTCAGCGCGGCCCGAGCCTCGCTCACCAGGCGGGCGGCCTGCGTGTCGGCCCGCTCGGTCAGGGCGGTTTCCAGCGCCCGAACCGAGCGCCAGAGACGCCCGAGCTCGGCCCTTCGGAAGGTGATCGCCTCGTCGAAGAGGATGTTCACGAGCTCGTAGCGCGCGGCCGAGAGGCTCGCGTCGAACAGGCTCCTGGCGAAGAGCCCATCCCGGGAGAAGGGCAAACCCTCGGCAGCCTTGTCGGCCGGATAGGCAGCGGGGGAGATCGGCAGCCGGGCCACGGCGGGATCGAGCAGGAGGGCCTGTCCCTCGGGCGACAGCACGAAATCGACGAAGCGCTCGGCCCCCTCGCGATTCTCTGCATCGGCCGGAATCGCGATGCTCGCGGGCACGAACAGCGTCTCCTCGGGAAGGATGAACCGGGTCGATCCGGCAGGACCGCTCTCCGGATTGGCCAGGAAATCGATCGAGGGGCCGATTCCGAAGCGGCCGCGGGCGACGCCTGCCGACACCCCGAAGCTGCGGGCCGTCACGGTGGCCAGGTTGCCGCCGATCTCGGACCAGATGCCCCAGCCGCGCTCCCATCCGTAAACCTGGAGGATGGCCTCGACCATGAGGTGCATGGTGCCCGACCTGGACGGGGAGCTGATGCCGATATGTCCGGCATAGATCGGCGCCGTCAGATCGCTCCAGCCCTTCGGGACCGGCAAGCCTTTCTCGTTCAGGTAATGCGGATTGTAGACGAAGCCGTAGCCCGAGAGCGCGAAGCCGAGATAGGTCAGGTCCGGATCGTTCACCGGATAGCCGGCGATGAAATCCGGCGCGCCCGTCGGGCGAGGCTTCAGCCGCGCCAGGCGCCCGGCGCCCTTCAGAATCTCGAAGGCATCGGGCGCCGAGGCCCAGAAGATGTCCGCCCTATGCCTCTCGCCGAGAATGTCGACGACGGCGGCCGTCGTCTTGCGCTGTACGAATTCGAGGGCGATCCGTGGATGGCGCTGCCCGAAGGCAGCCCGGAAAGGTTCGAAGAACTGCGGCGGGAAGGAGGTCAGGATCCGAACGGGACGCACCTGCTCGCTCGCTCCGGCCGGCATGGCCGACAAGGTCAGCAAAGACAGGATAGCCGCCCATGCGGCAATGAAGGTGCGGAACATGTATCCGTCCGGAAAGCCCGATTCTGGGCGCATCATAGGCTGCCGGGAAGCCGACAGGACAGGCACCCTTTTCGACTGACATTCCCGGCACCCGTGATTCGCCCGGGCTATGAAGAGCAGAGCTGCCGGGCGTTATCCACCGCCGAGACCTGCCGCAAGGGAACCGTTCCGGATGTCCGGCGGTTGAGGAATGGAACTTGGTGATTGTTCCTCCCTCTGGACCTTGCTCCCTCCCCTCGGAGGGAGCTTTTTTGTGGGTCACCGCCGGCGTCCCAAACGACAAAGGCCGCGCCGGTCTTTCGACTCTCTGCGCGGCCCCTGGACAAGCCTGCCCCCAGGCCCGTTCTCAGGTCGATATCTGATTTGCCGGGACGTCCGCAATGCGACCGAAAACGGCACGCGCATCATGTCGCAGGATTTTTCTCTTTCGTCGGGAACCCAGTCCGAACCTGAGCGTTATGAGGCTTCCGGCCCTACGCCCCCGTGGGCTGGTCCACTTCGGGCGCCCTTCATGGGCGCCCTTTTTCGTAAGGGCACTCACCCATCGCCATAACGAAATGCCCCGCTTTCGCGGGGCACCGTCGCTCGACGAATTGTATCGGAGCCTTACTTCGCCGGCACGCTTTCCCTAACGGGCTCGGCTTTCTCGGCGGCCTTGCCGGCATCCTGGCGAAGCTTGTCGACGGTCTCGGCGCGCTTCGCCTCGGTTTCCTTCCGACGCTCGGCTTCCGCCTTGGCGTCAGTCATAGAGGATTGGCGATAATAGCACATGCTGACCTCCCTTCATGGGACGTCAAGGCAACGCAGCGCGAGAACCGGGGTTCCGGTCCGGAGCTGCGACAGAGCGCGGCTTCTTAGCCCCGCTTGCGCCGCGCCGGGGCGCTGCTGCCGAGGCCGACCTCGATCTCGAAGGTGGACGCATCCATAGCCGGGACCACGATGCCCTCCTCGATCACCGCGAAGGAGCCCTGGGTGTCGCCGGCGGGAATCGCCACGCTCGTGCGCTTGGACCGGTTCGCGATGACCCTGGAGCCGCTCTTCACGACGATCTGGACCGGAACGTCGTAGCGACCCGGCGCACCGCCTGCTCCGAGGAGGGCGCGTCCCTCGACGCCGACCTTCACGACGGTCGAGCCGTCCGGCTGGCCGGCGCATTCGCGGGCAAGATTGCTGATGGCGATCTGGCTGCGCAGGTTGCCCTGATCACCCACATGGCCGCCCGAGAAGGCCTGGATCGCCGAGCCTCCCTCCATCACGTCGACCGAAGGGCAATAGACGTCCTCGAGGACCTTCTTCTGGGGCGGCGGCACCGAGGGGCCGGCGAGCAGGACCATGTTGCCCAGGCTCGACCCGCCCTCTCCCGGCGCTCCGCAGCCGCCCAGGAGGGCCACAAGGCCCATCGCCGCCAGGGCAAAGCCCGCCTTCGCGCTCCATCCGCTCATGATGTACCCCCCAACGTCTTTAAAACTGGCCAGGCCGCTCTTTAAGGCAGCGCGTCGAATCCGGCCGCGAACCCGTTCAGCGACACCGGAATGCCGATCCCCTCCTCCGGGGTCTGGAACACGATGAAGGTGGCCGTCTGGCCGGTCTTCATCTGGTTCACGAGGTTGTCCTCCATGACCACCTCGGCGACGCATCCCGTGGACAGGCAGCGCACGAAGCCCGCGCGGCCGATGTCGGTCTGGTCGATCTTGAGGCCCAGGCCGGAGGGCAACAGAATACCCAGCGGTGCCACGACGCGAAGCAGGCGACTCTTCCCGTCGGCGGTTTTCAACACAATAATCACCAGGGTGACGTTGGGACGGTCCTCGGCCGCCACGTTCTGCACGAGGGCGCATTGCTCGCTCGTGGCCCCGGCCGGGGTTTCGCAGCGCATCTGCCAGTCGCCGTACGTGTTCTTGACCATGCCCTGAGCCTGGACGCCGCCGGCATAAGCCAGTCCGCACAGTCCAAGCACAGCGGCCGCCGCGCGGCCAACCCAACGAGACACGCTCACAGGCACCTCCGTCCTCGATTCCATCGTGCAAAGGGCGGCTGTGCCGCGCCAATCCGTTAAGGTCCGTTGGGACCATGCCGAGGGCCGGAATGTCAAGCGAGAGGGCCCCTTGGCAGGCGATATTGATCGCGAACGGGCCCTTTGGCGGTTATGACGCACAAATTGCAACGCTTGCACCGTTGCACTCCCGTCCATCCTGTGGTCATAGACGCAGATCAAAGGTGATGGCGCAGGCC contains:
- a CDS encoding ABC transporter substrate-binding protein, with the translated sequence MFRTFIAAWAAILSLLTLSAMPAGASEQVRPVRILTSFPPQFFEPFRAAFGQRHPRIALEFVQRKTTAAVVDILGERHRADIFWASAPDAFEILKGAGRLARLKPRPTGAPDFIAGYPVNDPDLTYLGFALSGYGFVYNPHYLNEKGLPVPKGWSDLTAPIYAGHIGISSPSRSGTMHLMVEAILQVYGWERGWGIWSEIGGNLATVTARSFGVSAGVARGRFGIGPSIDFLANPESGPAGSTRFILPEETLFVPASIAIPADAENREGAERFVDFVLSPEGQALLLDPAVARLPISPAAYPADKAAEGLPFSRDGLFARSLFDASLSAARYELVNILFDEAITFRRAELGRLWRSVRALETALTERADTQAARLVSEARAALTRPPLGRDEAMDRERWKGLIRVPRGLPRPEPQIQLETRIKEGIEENMRRAAKALSEAALRLEAAGEQAKRLPEAGRP
- a CDS encoding invasion associated locus B family protein produces the protein MSVSRWVGRAAAAVLGLCGLAYAGGVQAQGMVKNTYGDWQMRCETPAGATSEQCALVQNVAAEDRPNVTLVIIVLKTADGKSRLLRVVAPLGILLPSGLGLKIDQTDIGRAGFVRCLSTGCVAEVVMEDNLVNQMKTGQTATFIVFQTPEEGIGIPVSLNGFAAGFDALP